In Oncorhynchus gorbuscha isolate QuinsamMale2020 ecotype Even-year linkage group LG02, OgorEven_v1.0, whole genome shotgun sequence, a single genomic region encodes these proteins:
- the smx5 gene encoding smx5 — protein sequence MLFYSFFKSLVGKDVVVELKNDLSICGTLHSVDQYLNIKLTDISVTDPEKYPHMLSVKNCFIRGSVVRYVQLPADEVDTQLLQDAARKEALQQKQ from the exons ATG CTTTTCTACTCCTTTTTCAAGTCCCTGGTGGGGAAGGACGTGGTGGTGGAGCTCAAAAATGACTTGAG CATCTGTGGAACACTTCACTCTGTTGATCAG TACCTGAACATTAAACTGACGGACATCAGTGTCACGGATCCAGAGAAGTATCCACATATG TTATCGGTGAAGAACTGTTTCATCCGAGGCTCTGTGGTGCGGTACGTCCAACTGCCCGCAGATGAGGTTGACACTCAGCTGTTACAGGACGCTGCTCGCAAGGAGGCACTGCAGCAGAAGCAATGA